The following DNA comes from Amycolatopsis albispora.
GGGTCGTGCGAGGGGTCCGGGTACATCGGCGGGCAGCCGTGCTCGACCGCTTCCGGGCGCAGTTCGTAGTGCCACGGTTCGTTGCGGTAAATCTGGCAGAGCCCGTATTCGGCGCCGTGCTCGGACAACCACGCCTTCGCTTCGGCGGGCCCGATGTCGATCGCGTTCCCCGACACGTGCGGAGAGGTTTCGGGGGTGGCCACCCACCGGGCCGCTTCCTTTTCCGACCCGTATTTGAAAACGGCGTCACGCAGCAGCTTTTCCTGGTATTCCGGCGACCGCCAGCCGCTGTTGACGTGGAACTCGACGCCGTCGAGCGCGGCGTCCGCCGCGGCCCTGCGCAGGGCGGCGAGGAAGGCCGGGTCGAGATTCGCCACGCCCGGAATTGTGTCGTCGAACACGGTCGTGCCGCGCGGAACGGCGCCGTCGGCCACCCCGAGCACACCACCACGGCGGATCCGCCGGAGCATTGTTCGCACTGGTTCGTGGAGGGTCATGAGCCCAGTGAAGACAGCGGGCCATTACCAGGGCGTATCCGGATTTTGATATGCCGCCGATATGCCGTCGCCCGTAGGATCGAAAGCGTGCGTGTGCTGATCGTCGAAGACGAGCCCTATCTGGCGGAAGCCGTTCGCGACGGCCTGCGGCTGGAGGCGATCGCCGCCGACATCGCCGGTGACGGCGACACCGCGCTCGAGTTGCTGGGCGTGAACTCCTACGACATCGCCGTGCTCGACCGCGACATCCCCGGCCC
Coding sequences within:
- a CDS encoding M15 family metallopeptidase → MTLHEPVRTMLRRIRRGGVLGVADGAVPRGTTVFDDTIPGVANLDPAFLAALRRAAADAALDGVEFHVNSGWRSPEYQEKLLRDAVFKYGSEKEAARWVATPETSPHVSGNAIDIGPAEAKAWLSEHGAEYGLCQIYRNEPWHYELRPEAVEHGCPPMYPDPSHDPRLRRHDCA